GAATAAAAGTCAGCGACCGAGTTCGTAAAGGCGATATAGTTTACAAAATTACTCCTTAAATCGCTGTAATTCAATTGATAAAACAATTACTTTTATATTATAGGACTTCTTTGTTTCAAAAGACATCCTATCAATAAGGATGTCTTAATATATATTAGTTAATAATTATAATAATAGAGGATAGAATGAAAAAATATTTTTTGTTCCTTGGAATGCTATTTCTCCTTTGCATATCCGCTCAATATTTAATAGGGGAAGAAAACAAGAATGTTCTATTTCAAAATTCAACATTAAATGCACTTATGGCAGGAAATTATGACGGAACAATTTCTTGTGATGAACTTGCCTCAAAAGGTGATTTTGGGGTAGGAACATTTAATCAATTGGATGGGGAAATGGTACTGCTTGAAGGAGTTTTTTACAAAATTGGCGCTGATGGGAAAATTGCAGAAGTAGAAAAAAGCGAAAAATCTCCATTTGCAACGCTTACTTTTTTCAAAAGCAACAAATCATTTAAAGCAAAGAAAGAGATGGGTTTAAGACAACTGCAAAGATATATTAACAATAACATACCGACAAAAAATATAATATATGCGTTGAAGATTGAAGGAACTTTTGAATATATTAAAGTGAGAAGCGTGCCAAAACAGGAAAAACCGTACAAGAAGCTATCGGAAATTACAAAAAAAGAGCCGGTATTTGAGTTTAGTAAAATCAAAGGATTCTTGATAGGGTTTAGATTTCCTGAATTTATGGATGGAATAAATTTTCCGGGGTATCATTTCCATTTTATTTCAGATGACAAGAAAGTGGGCGGGCACCTGCTTGATGTCGCTTTAAGAGAGGCAAAAATTGAAATTGAGAATATAAACGATTTTCAGCTTGAATTTCCTCAAAGTAAGGAATTTTATAGACTAGATTTGACGAAAACAAGCGAAAGCAAAGAAGAAAAAAAGTAAAAGTTTTCGGCAAAAATAGAATCTCTTATTCATGTTTCTTTTGATTTAACAGCATTTCTAATTATCATCCCGCCTTTATCTACTC
The DNA window shown above is from Elusimicrobiota bacterium and carries:
- the budA gene encoding acetolactate decarboxylase, yielding MKKYFLFLGMLFLLCISAQYLIGEENKNVLFQNSTLNALMAGNYDGTISCDELASKGDFGVGTFNQLDGEMVLLEGVFYKIGADGKIAEVEKSEKSPFATLTFFKSNKSFKAKKEMGLRQLQRYINNNIPTKNIIYALKIEGTFEYIKVRSVPKQEKPYKKLSEITKKEPVFEFSKIKGFLIGFRFPEFMDGINFPGYHFHFISDDKKVGGHLLDVALREAKIEIENINDFQLEFPQSKEFYRLDLTKTSESKEEKK